The DNA window CTAGTAACTAACAAATGAAAAATCACCTGCTTAAAAATAGTACTTGTTCCAGATCCACCATAGCCAACTAAGAGGAGCTTCTGAACTATTCCATGCTCAAGGTAATCAGGAACTCTTTTGCTAACTGGACTGGAGGTTCGTTCCCCACACAAAATTGAACATTTAGAAGGAACTGGCAGGGACAGTAAAGCACATACAAGCTTCGTTCCAGACTATACAAGCATCAGAATAGTGGGTTATAATggaagaaaacaaacaaaataagaCAAATAGTCctcacaaaacaaaaaataaataaagaaataagaaaaaaaaaaggaacatCACCTTTCCCCATATATTCCCTCTTATATTTTTCTGTCCCTCTTCTTGGTATGAACCATCCTCATTAACCCAAAAATGTGGGTTACCAGCGCATTGAACTCCTGCCAACTGCCAAACAACAGCAATTTTGTTTAACAAGGAACAAGTTATTAAGAGTTTAAGGCACATCCTTCTAAATtccttcaaaaaatattttcctatCATATAATTATGGAATATAATTTCAACCTGCAACATTCGGAGCTCGACTTTTGTTATTTCCCTGCCATTGATGTAAACCTGCGTGTTCCCATTGCTAGCATCCGGCTTGATTGGACCCCCAACATTCAGATGGGGACTGATAATTCTGCAAGGCTTCTGTCCTTCCTGTGAAATTCACAGAAAACAATCATGATCCACAACAAATCACAAGCAGTTAACCAATAATCAATGATACAAATGCATATAAAAAAACAGAACAAACATACCTCTCCCCAAAGACCAGATACTTTATCATACCAATAACTCCCCGGCTTAAGCTTCTTCGGAGGAGCAGCGCAGTTCTGCAACGTAACCAGTTCCTCAAACGAAAGTGGCCTCCCATTGACACAAATATACTCCGGAGGAAGTTGATTCACCTCACAAAACCTCTCAGCCTTCATTATCTGCCGAACCTCCAACTCATTAAGCAACCTCCTGAAAATCCTAGAGCACTTCCCTAAACTCTCTCTTTTAGACTCATCAATTGGATACCCAATACAATCAACACACTTTCTTCCTTCAGGCATTGAACCCATAGCATCAAGCACGCAATTCCCACAATACTTTGCAGAACAAACCAGACACACCTCTTTCTCCGTGAACCTGCTACCCTTGAAACACCGGTAGCACAAACCTTTGTTTCCTTTAGTCACAGGAGCCGGCTTAACCGGTTCACATTCATCGACCAAAGCTTCATTACGATTACCATcaccatcaacatcatcattatCTGAATCATTATTAACGGTGAAAGTATGAATAGGTGCACGTTTAACATCACACGCATATTCACGTTCGTCGTTAAAATCTGCGTTCTTTGCAGATGATTGACTAGACGATTCGAAATCCAAACTCAATAAGGAATCGGTGAACGCCCAATTTGAATCGTTGAAATCTGAACTCTCCTTCACGCCATGCAAGTTTCTCAATTCGTGCGAGTGTTCCTCGCTGCTGAACTCGCCCGCGTCGTTGCTTCGACCGGCGCCGTCTTCGAAGGCGATCACAGAGGTCGGAGACACGGTGGTATTGCCGTCGCCGGAACCGGCGTTGCTGCTTCGGTTGAAAGCTCTCATGGAAGCAGGAGAAGACGCTGGTTCTGTGCCGAGCGGTTTGAGCTCCTTGGAGAATCTCGTGCTGCAGTTCGCCGGCGACGGCATCGGATGCGCCATTGGAATAGACATAATGTCGGAGAAACGGAGCCGATGGAGCGCAACCGCCACCGGAATCTTGTCGACGCTTAGCGACACAGCCCGGGGAATATCGAGCCACGATTGATGAACGTAACGGAACCGTCAacatggaaaataaaaaatgaagctcTTCAAGCACATCTAAGGTTCGAACCAAAACCACACATTAACATTTCAAAATAAAGGGAAAAAGTGtgagttttctttctctctttctttctttctttctttatttctaaaccaaaaaaaaaaagtcgcCTAGGAGTTTGGAATCTGAtgtaaacaaagaaaaagaacaccGACTGTCGAGTAAGAAGAAAGGTGATGAGTGAAAGTGAGAATGAGATTTTCTCGAAAACGCGGAGCAGCAGTGTAAAGTATGTTTGTATATGGCATCATATATATACACGCTGGGTGTGAAGCGGTGAAGGCTAAGGTGACTAGGTGAGGCTCGAGGATTTGGGGTCAGCCATGAACCTGGCTCCTTTTGACTTGCTACTGCAAGTGGTGACAAAGTTTTTAGCACTTGTATATCTACTTTGACCacacaagaaaattaaaaataaggaaaacacTATTGAATCAAAAGTCAATATTGTTTTAGgataaattatcattttaaaGGCTCTGATTTGGATGGTCCAAAACATATCAGACTTTTATTGGTCTggttacaaaaatttttttttattatttattattcattattcaaaatttcaaattttcccTCCATTAGTGTATCAATTTACGCTATTAAAGGTGTTCATAGGTCGGGTAAAATGCAGCAATTCATTGACCagcggcaaacccttaaatggagctcagtaccgcgacggattagtccttgacctgtcgggttgggggataccgtgggaaaccaaaaaaaaaaaaattgggtttGATGTGACTCATATTTGATCCGAAATATATACTAGGCATATTTGTTAGACCCGAATTCGATTCTAAATCCGATAAAATCTACACACTTTCGGGTCACAATTATACCGGATGAAAACTGGGTCGTTAATATTACTTTCTTGTAACctagcatgtgaaaatatccaaatttttacGACTCCcaccattatttgacatggtaaaattcacttagaaaaatataacaagaacgaacccttctctaaaattaaagtataaccacaattaatactaatattgtctaataacactaaatatttaaatcaatacaaataacacaatattatgcattagcctaaagtcttatgcattttaaacataaaacattaacttatattcttataatgactaataacacaaaatattaaggtttacaatagttaaattccacataagaatagtcatcatctatcactaataacacaaaatattaattatgtatgatgaccgggccatCGGGTTGAGTTCGGGTGACCCGACCTATGGCCTGGACCCAATTCAAAATAATGACCAGATCTATTTTTGAGATTCTTACCCGATCCTAAACCCaataaaatcacaccaaattaaccCCTAAAAAATTCAGAATCGGACCGAATCATGAACAGCCTGCTTGCTATATCATTGATTAGTTTAACATGAATTTATGaaagtctttttttttcattgcatCATTGTAATGGACATGGCCAATTCTATAGTGTCTATTAATTGTTGTCTAATTTTTGCCTAATTTATCTTTTgtggtaaattttaaatttttaaaaataatttatttttatatctttttaaattaaatattaatttttaactttttttagtaaataaacACTACTTTTTAGTCACCATAGTATTCACCCATTATAATACCAAATCATTATCTTTGTGATAAAGGTTATTTCAGGATAATAATATAAGAAATATAGGACCAACATTTTTAGTGGATAAAAATGAGAAATCGACTGGTATTGattcataaatatataaataaaaaaaataaactctaTGGTATAGAAATAATCTTTTTTTACACATGAAAAAGTTAATGTGACATGGATTTAAAAgtgatatttatcttttactatTATTGCTTTGTTAAGATCTGGCAGACAAATGTATAAAAACCTAGATTttgtcttttttaattaaacacATTAATCCTAACAAAACATtaattatagatatatttttgttgtattgggccaaaaaaaaataatttttagattgtAATAGATTGCTATTAAAAGAACATATTTTATTGTGTTTAcattatcaataaaattaatcaatttttattaaatattctaAGTATacaataaataatgtaaaatattacaaacaataaatattaaaaaaataaacattttaattcaaaatttagtcTCTAAATTATTGTGTATAACACTTAACTTTTCTTACATTTTGCATAAGAAACTAAtaggtattatttttattttgtgagagtaactttaaaaatttttgtcatttgatttatgaatggctgatttttttttatatagaattattgttgtattattttcaattatagAGAAGTGGTATGTTTTAATTTAGTATAGAGGTAATCATAAATTAGAGAGTCcctttttgtattttaaaaattttaaaaaattaaaatttacatatcAGAGAGTCAGATTTGTGTAAGTTCAGGAGTAGGAGAATCGGTTTTATGTAAGTTCACAAATTAGAGAATTAGATTTGTATACGTTCACAAATCGGAGGGtcaattttgtgtttttaaaaattaaacttcaCAAATGAAAAGGTCAGATGTGTAATcttcatatgaaaaaaatacaCCAAATTTTATacgttattaaaaaaatactactatgaattcaatatcaaaattaaaaatgttttaccaattagttaaaaaaatctttagtccatgaattatttattttttaaattaatttataatattttgatttatagtatgaatgataatttatttataattacaaatataacaacaaagttaaatttaaaaaaataagaaaaaaaacttaaaaaacaaaGCTAAAGTTTGGAacataactaaaattatttgGTGCATATGAGTATTTTAAAAAtgttcaatatttaaaattatttggtGCGTATAATATTTACTTATGTTCCAGTTTTGcgtatgaatatttttttcattttttcaaatttaacttTGATGttatatttacaattttaaataaattatcattcttattataaattaatttaaaaaaataaataattcatggactaaagaatttttttaacctattcataaaaaatgataaaaaaattttaagctactctcccaaaataaaaacaacacttattaattttttatacaaaatataaaaaaattggtattATACACAATAATTTAGAGACTAAATTTTGAATTGGAATgtttgttttttaatatttatagttTGTAGTATTTAACATTATTCATCTAATGCTTAGAATATTTAATagaaactaattaattttattgataaagtaaatacaataaaatatattttttaatagcaATCCATTACagctaaaaaattattgttttttctCGGCCTAATACAGCAGAAATATATGTAATTAACGTTTCATTAGaatcaatatttaattgaaaaagacaAAATCTAAACTTTTATGCATTTGTTTTGACAAATCTGAATAAAGCAATAATTGTAAATTCCATAAAATTAGtgaataattaatcaatttatttttaattaaaaaaattagg is part of the Arachis duranensis cultivar V14167 chromosome 1, aradu.V14167.gnm2.J7QH, whole genome shotgun sequence genome and encodes:
- the LOC107484931 gene encoding LOW QUALITY PROTEIN: extra-large guanine nucleotide-binding protein 1 (The sequence of the model RefSeq protein was modified relative to this genomic sequence to represent the inferred CDS: inserted 2 bases in 1 codon), which translates into the protein MSIPMAHPMPSPANCSTRFSKELKPLGTEPASSPASMRAFNRSSNAGSGDGNTTVSPTSVIAFEDGAGRSNDAGEFSSEEHSHELRNLHGVKESSDFNDSNWAFTDSLLSLDFESSSQSSAKNADFNDEREYACDVKRAPIHTFTVNNDSDNDDVDGDGNRNEALVDECEPVKPAPVTKGNKGLCYRCFKGSRFTEKEVCLVCSAKYCGNCVLDAMGSMPEGRKCVDCIGYPIDESKRESLGKCSRIFRRLLNELEVRQIMKAERFCEVNQLPPEYICVNGRPLSFEELVTLQNCAAPPKKLKPGSYWYDKVSGLWGEEGQKPCRIISPHLNVGGPIKPDASNGNTQVYINGREITKVELRMLQLAGVQCAGNPHFWVNEDGSYQEEGQKNIRGNIWGKSGTKLVCALLSLPVPSKCSILCGERTSSPVSKRVPDYLEHGIVQKLLLVGYGGSGTSTIFKQAKILYKDIPFSKEERESIKLTIQTNVYSYIGLLLEGRERFEEESLWNMKKRQSDVLDSSTGVSSNNKTIYSIGTRLKAFSDWLLRTMASGKLDAIFPAATREYAPLIEEMWSSAAIKATYKRRREIEMLPSVASYFLERVVEILRADYEPSDLDILYAEGVTSSNGLACVEFSFPPSAPEETVDTIGLHDSFARYQLITAHARGIGENCKWLEMLEDVGMVVFSVALSDYDXILNKLDQFEEKIKQVPLTRCEWFADFHPVISRQCSGNNKNSINNNSSLAQLASHHIAVKFKRLYSSITGRKLYVSLVKGLEPDSVDAALKYAREIVKWNQERLNFSLSDNSMYSTEDSSFSFTEC